The nucleotide window tgaagttTCAAAGCGTGCGCAATttgcgggttggccatggcgctaacGCTACGTTTCTTGAAAGTACGTAGCCTACATGAGGCCTTTAGTTATTTAATTTGTCAATTACAACTAAACTCGAAGCTCTTTGGTTTAACAATGGCGACATTATTGACagacattttgtttttaaagtgtGTCATTAAAATGTGATACTCAGAAAAACTCAGAATGAGTTCAGTAGCTGGTAGAGAAAGACCAGAAGAATCGCTGGAGACCGTGAGAACCTACTTCCCTGAGACCTGGATCTGGGATCTGGTGCCTGTTGGGTAGGCTCACTCAGATTACGTCCCAAAACTGGTGATGATAAAAAAGAAGAATGTATTATGTTCAATGTATCTTGTCATCAGAATGACTTTAAAACTCTCAAAAGAAGAATCACGCACACAAAGCACACATGATTCAGCATGTTCAAGCCACTATCCTCTAGTAACCCTAGAGACCAGCTCATAGACTAACCTGGCTGGTTCTGTCTGTGCTGCAGAGACTCTGGCTCTGTGACGCTAGAGAAGACGGTTCCTGACACCATCACTAAGTGGGCTGCTGGGGCCTTCTGTACGTCCTctgtgggtctgggtctggcccCCGACACTGCCCTCACTGCCTTCCAGCCTTTCTTCCTCAGCCTCACCCTGCCCTACTCCGTCATCCGTGGCGAGGTGTTCATCCTCCGGGCCACCGTCTTCAACTACCTCTCCAAGTGCATCATGGTACAGTATGACACCTGACATGGGGTTATTCGACACAAAACCAGCTTTCTGAGGCTGTTGCGAGGGTTTTGGTTGTCCAGAAATCCCTTAAAACTATGTATCTATAAATCACAAAACCAACATTGAGCTAATTTCGCCATCCACCACAATGCATTGGTAGCCAAAGGTCCCATGTCTCTGTGCCTGAGCAATTTACTTTTCCTCCATTGATAATGCCGTGTATTTGTCCTTATTGTGATCTAACCCCTTCCCAGGTGAAAGTGACTCTGCCGGAATCTGACCAGTTTAGCGCCAAGACCTGTGATGGCTGCCAGtaccaggtgtgtctgtgtgccgaCGAGAGCAGAACATTCCGTTGGATCATCACCCCCACTGTCCTCGGTGAGTCACTAGCAGCTTCCAGGCACCTGCTTAACACCCAGGATAGGAGTGGTGTACAACTGTCATAGTAGGAAGGGGTCGGGGAGAGTAGGCAGATGGAGGTAAGAGAGATGCTGTCGATCCATAGTACATGAGAAGAGTGACACCCTCTCCTCAAGGAGGGAGGTGAGTGGTGTACAACTGTATGCAAGAAGGGGTGATGGAGAGTAGGTAAATAGAGGTAAGAGAGATTCTGTCAATCCATAGTACATGACAAGAGTGACACCCCCTTGTGAAGGTGAGGTACTTTAGGCTCGACCTGCATACTGATGTCTCTTCCTGTGTACCAAGAGATTTGGTGTCTCCGTAactagacgtgtgtgtgtgtgtgtgtgtgtgtgtgtgtgtgtgtgtgtgtgtgtgtgtgtgtgtgtgtgtgtgtgtgtgtgtgtgtgtgtgtgtgtgtgtgtgtgtgtgtgtgtgtgtgtgtgtgtgtgtgtgtgtgtgtgtgtgtgtgtgtgtgtgtaggggaggtGAGTGTGAAGGTGAGTGCAGAGGCTTTGAAGACGGAGGATCTTTGTGGCAATGAGGTTGCCACGCTGCCTGAGAAGGGCCGCATTGACACGGTGATCCGACCCCTGTTGGTGGAGGTGAGTACTACAAACTCAAGATAGTGTATTCAAGTTTGTTTTGTCATTTACATTCTCAGTCTTATATTAATGTCACTGAGTTAGTTTACTGTATCTTTAGTCCTTTTCTCATCCTTCATTGTTTCCAGGCAGAGGGAACCCAGCAGACATTGAGCCACaatgctctgctctgccctgcagGTAGGTGTTCTGAACATGGTGGTGTCATCGCAGCATCTGACAGTTTGCAGACATCGGTTAGGAGTGTTGCTTTGAAAAAGgttgttgttgatgtgtgtgtctgctgtttccAGAGGGTCCAGTAGAGAGGGACATCTCTCTGAAGCTGCCAGAAGTGTTTGTGGAAGGATCACCCAaggcctccatctctgtccttgGTAAAACATAATGTTCTTGTCCTTTACCTAATCTCTAACCCTTATGAACCATCTGGTGTTTTACATATTCCTGTCAGTTGATTCCTCTCTACAACGTTACTCACTGTCCGGTTTCTGACCGGTCCTCCCCTCCCAGGTGACCTGATGGGTCGAGCCATGAAGAACCTGGACAGTCTTCTGGCCATGCCCTATGGATGTGGCGAGCAGAACATGGTTCTATTTGCACCAAACATCTACATCCTGACGTACCTGCAGAGCACCAGGCAACTGACCCCTGAGGTCCAAGACAAGGCCACACACTTCCTGGAGAGTGGTGAGTCACACTGGGAGAGGTTTGGGTGGTTTGGTGGAGAAATAGATGGATTGAAGGGCcaagaggatggatggatggagctgGAAGGATGGTTGTATAGATGGATGGCTTGCAAACTGCAGTAAACCACCATGTTCTTGCAGGCTACCAAAGGGAGCTCAACTACAAGCATGATGATGGCTCATACAGCGCTTTCGGCAAGAGTGATGAGTCTGGCAACACCTGGTGAGTCTGAactgcctctcacacacaacacacaaaaaatGTTTGGATACTGGAGTCGTTTGTAGATTGGATTGTACGAGTCAATGGTGACTACATCCCAGACAAAGTTATTGAAGTGCACAGTTCAAGTTCAGGTGTTTTCTGTGGGACCTCAGGCTGACCTCCTTTGTGATGAAGTCTTTCGGAGGAGCACGGCCCTTCATATTTGTTGACCCTGCCCACATTGCCAAGGCAAAGTCCTGGTTGGCCGGTCTTCAGCAACCTGATGGCTGCATTGCTTCTGTTGGGAAACTCTTCCACAATGGCATGAAGGTGAAGGGGAGGGCGAGGGAGCAGGCAAATTCAATCTTTGAAGCAAGACCGTTATTGGCTGACTGTTCCCTGTTCTCTTGTGATTGGCTGATAGTGTTGCTTATTCTTCTGAGAGTGGCTAACTGTGTTGTTCCTGTTTTCAGGGAGGTGTGAGTGATGACGTGTCCCTGACTGCCTACatcactgctgctctgctggAGCTGGGACTCAACACCACTGTGAGTGTAAACCCAGTTAACCCTCATCTACAGATCACCACTCTCCACAACTTTACATTGATCCAAAACCCTTGCAGCTGTGGTCATTGTGCTAACCATAGAGATACAGCACATTGTTTCATTTAGCATAGCGTGCTAGAACACAGTcctgtgctttacagatatgtgttagACAGGCAGAGTGGGGCTGAGCActtctgtgctgctgtgtcacCAGGACCCCATGGTGGACCGTTGTCTGGCCTGCCTAAAGACGACAGTGGCTGCCCCACTGGAGAACCTGTACACCACAGCCCTGCTCTCCTACACCTTCTCACTGGCCGGGGACCAGGACACGCGCAGCAAACTCatcacacacctgcacctgaaGGCCAAAACCACAGGTACCTGGCTGTCTGGCTTTTGAGATGGTTGGTTTGATGGCTGTCTTGTTGTCTTGCATGCTAGCTAGTTGGCTGGTTAGCAATGATACATATTGTTGGGTCTGTTGGTGAATTTTCAGCCTTGAACCTTAGTTCCTTTCACAGACGGCACTCGCCACTGGGAGAGAGCTGAGGCTTCTGGGAAGGGCCTGGACTCCATTGAGGTGGAGATGACGTCATACGTGCTGCTGGCTCTGCTTTCTGGACCGCCCATGGAGGGCTTCGGCCTGGACTACTCATCCAGCATTGTCCGCTGGTTGGCCCAGCAACAGAACCCTTATGGAGGGTTCTCTTCCACACAGGTAGACTGTAACTCCATTCATGCAAAACTTTAAACTTATCTGGGTATAACGGTTATCAGTACCAAACTGTCTGCCTTTCACCAGGATACAGTTGTAGCGCTACAGGCCCTGGCCAGTTACGGTGCTGCCACCTACAGTCCGGAGGGTGTCAGTACAGTGGTGGTGACCTCAACTGGGGGCTCGAGGCAAGAGTTCCAGGTGGACCAGCACAACCGCCTGCTGTACCAGGAGTCTCCACTAGGGGAGGTGCCCGGGGACTACAAGATCAGGGCTGAAGGGAAGAGCTGCGTCTTCCTCCAGGTGAGACATATGCCTTGTGTGATGCCTCTTATCTGCATCACATTGATAGTTTTATAAATACTGTGGGGCTGATATTTGATGTCAACATACAGCATAACTGACTGAACTGTAATCCACTGTTCCTATTTCAGATGGCTCTGCGTTAcaacatccctcctcctccggaCTTCTCAGCCTTCAACGTGACGACTGAGGTGTTTGGGTTGTGCAACATCACCAAACCCTCTCTCATTGTTACTGTGAATGTCAGGTACTGGGTCCCAAGCCATGGACAACTACATCTAACACAGCCCATAAAGCTGTACACTTGAAACTTGAAGAACTCTCCAAGAAGAAAGAAGTTGATAAAGTTTTTTTAAAACGTTAGTGTGTTTTAGGTACAACGGTCGCCGGAAGGAGACCAACATGGTCATTATCAATGTCAAGCTTCTCTCTGGCTTCATCCTAGACAAGAGCTCCCTCAGACCTGtgagttcaaatgtaaaaatacCAAGAGCATACAGAAATACTGCTTCTGTTAAATCCTCTTCTATATTTTTACTAACTTGTTCTCTTCTGTTCTGTCAGCTGCAAAAGTCCAGCACAGTAAAGCGTGTCGATGAGGAGGACGGACATGTTATCATCTATGTTGACGGGGTAGGTTTCAAGAGTTTCACAAATTTTTCATAGCACTTCAATTGGACGATGCATGGTTGTTAAAGTTTTAGAATATTTCAGAACAGTCATTGTCAAAAATGACTTGTTTATTCCCATAACTGCAAATGAACCCAAAACCAAATCAACAGTGTCTGTTTAACTGTGTTTTCAAGCTCAAGCAGCAGGAAACCCAGCCTTACATCCTGGTCATCCAGGAGGACCTTCCAGTTAGGAACCTCAAACCTGCTGTGGTCAAGGTCTACGACTACTACCAGACAAGTATGAACACATTTAGAAAAGGAATAGGAGAGATGGAAACACAACAGGGTTTTAGGCATGCTTTGTTACTATGGTTTTGAGTGTATAAATTCTAAAAATTCGAAAGTCTAAATTTGAGTGTCTCCTCAGGTGACGTGGCGGTTAGTGACTACAGCTCTCCGTGTGCTGAGGGTAATTTCCTAACATCGCTCCTTCAACATGCTCCGACAAATCACATAAATACACATTAGAATTGCTATTTTTCCATTAATTTAACATATTGGACCCAGAGTTGATTGACTATCTGCTAAGGGGCAGTTACACCTAAATTCATGGTGAAAAATGTATTAGCGTGCTGTGGCAAAATAAGCAGGGACCAGAACATTTCGGCGCTAGGATAGGGGTTCATAACCTGACTCACCAGATGGTTTGTAACACATAACCATCTGGGAAGTCGTCTTTGGAAACTGTTTGTAAATGGGCATGCACTTCACAATTCTTGATGATGGAACTGTGTCTATCACCGACTAACTTCATCCCCAGCCATAGCTGCCAGTAGTTCCTCATAGGACACTGTCTGTGGTCCAAACCACTGTGATTAGGGAACCAAATAATAACTTGGAGCATGGCAAGATGGAATTTTGTGTGGTCAAGGGATTAAGGAATGAATGAGTTGCAATTTATTTTACCCGAGTGTGACCACCCCTTAAGGGTATCAGTAGCCAGTCACACCAACCACATATTGAAAATGATGGTTGATAAaaccctgttgttgttgtttgtaatTGTATTTACACAGGTGATGACATCAATGAGCTCTAGAATACCTGGAAAATACTCTTCTTGCTGATTGGAGCAGATATCAACCATTTGCTTCCTTTTTAGAATCATTGATTTCTGCGAAGCCATCCATGTGATTTTTTATGCTTTTGCGTAGTTCCTGAAAAAACCCCAACAAATGGTGGAACTGCTAAGGCCTGCTGTAAAAGTGTCAGTGAATCGGCTAAAGAGTTTTTAGTTTTTAACCAGCTACAATTTTACCTTGTTTTTAGATTTgatttatagtttttttttttaccagtaaTGACCCCATCCACCTAATCAGAACAAAGTTAATTTCACAGTTCATAGTCAATTTAAACCAATACCATGTCAGTGTTGCTAAAATTCCCCCTGGGGCCAACTAGTGACACTGTACTGGGAATACATGCTTTATTACTGTGTTGAAGCAAGACAAGGAAACATCTATTATAGAGCATCAGTTTACTAAATCTTATTGTAAAAATTCCATAGATTAGAGTACCATGTGAAATTAAGATGATGCCAATGACATCAACAGGACCTGGTCTGGGTTGCTTGACTAAGTGGCAGAGCGACAGGAGCCTGTCACAACATGTTATAGTGTGCAAATCTACTGTGTGCGTGTATTCTTTGAGTGTGTTCAGATATATGAACACAGGGCATTGATTCAACACCCACTGATGTGTACTGTGACCAATACAATTATTCAAAGACAAAGTA belongs to Hypomesus transpacificus isolate Combined female chromosome 15, fHypTra1, whole genome shotgun sequence and includes:
- the LOC124477890 gene encoding alpha-2-macroglobulin-like, whose protein sequence is MRDPLLPPLCSIYMVTMSSQVVGGRMETVCAQVHGPTEPLSLRVILQLEQANATLLEETGVSQDFYRCLSFQVPPVLRETVATLHVSVTGEKDSMSKKAKILIRPSTFITLVQTDKPIYKPGQKVQFRIVSLDFSFVPHNQMFQTVELQDPNSNRIAQWLNQSTVSGILDLSHPTTPEATQGAYTITAWTEKGKQIKHSFDIKEYVLPKYEVKVQLPSVITILDTEATLRVCGKYTYGKPVLGSVKAEVCRKKGYRYYWLLDREITSDICIKYEMTTDKSGCATQVVDVTQFNLNISGFQDSFHVQAEMEEYGTGVVLKGSGSPTFSSAIRKVTFEDAPSAYKPGIPYQGKIKVVGPDSSPAANELVYLFLQTGAPVNNWTLTTDSKGMVPFSLDTSLWSERVSLQARTRFKEDRHPYVRDQRLPEYGSAHHSLTAFYSKSKSFVRIQQASQTLSCETDATVGATYIISGEELKEGQKTLDFFYMVMSRGSVVHHGRIPVTVTEQTVNRGELSVPLQKMVDLAPFAQVVVYTVMPSGEAVADSQDFPIRLCLKNKVSLSFSLPQELPGEKTSLSLQAAPGSLCSIRAIDQSVLLLEPEKELSVKSVYKLLPVDKLTGYHHSIDDREPYPCLPEPRLPLVLQVEVDEEPADDPPSRKKRSFRRPNMEMNDVYSIFKDVGIKILTNSDVKRPFRCVKYMLMHRKKKLRMSSVAGRERPEESLETVRTYFPETWIWDLVPVGDSGSVTLEKTVPDTITKWAAGAFCTSSVGLGLAPDTALTAFQPFFLSLTLPYSVIRGEVFILRATVFNYLSKCIMVKVTLPESDQFSAKTCDGCQYQVCLCADESRTFRWIITPTVLGEVSVKVSAEALKTEDLCGNEVATLPEKGRIDTVIRPLLVEAEGTQQTLSHNALLCPAEGPVERDISLKLPEVFVEGSPKASISVLGDLMGRAMKNLDSLLAMPYGCGEQNMVLFAPNIYILTYLQSTRQLTPEVQDKATHFLESGYQRELNYKHDDGSYSAFGKSDESGNTWLTSFVMKSFGGARPFIFVDPAHIAKAKSWLAGLQQPDGCIASVGKLFHNGMKGGVSDDVSLTAYITAALLELGLNTTDPMVDRCLACLKTTVAAPLENLYTTALLSYTFSLAGDQDTRSKLITHLHLKAKTTDGTRHWERAEASGKGLDSIEVEMTSYVLLALLSGPPMEGFGLDYSSSIVRWLAQQQNPYGGFSSTQDTVVALQALASYGAATYSPEGVSTVVVTSTGGSRQEFQVDQHNRLLYQESPLGEVPGDYKIRAEGKSCVFLQMALRYNIPPPPDFSAFNVTTEVFGLCNITKPSLIVTVNVRYNGRRKETNMVIINVKLLSGFILDKSSLRPLQKSSTVKRVDEEDGHVIIYVDGLKQQETQPYILVIQEDLPVRNLKPAVVKVYDYYQTSDVAVSDYSSPCAEGDDINEL